The Zingiber officinale cultivar Zhangliang chromosome 10A, Zo_v1.1, whole genome shotgun sequence genome contains a region encoding:
- the LOC122027122 gene encoding nucleobase-ascorbate transporter 12-like — translation MASRDQPPRRQRPGPWPPAPEAAQRPTPPLPQLSWAKRTGFKGTVSGESNASDSGQIALPKPTESGSKVDLEAGTRDGSSIALPPPPVASVGEQESKEGGVNVPAPVDQGHQTARKRNAGSGPNGHVVRFDTRPRERREEEPTALPQLEEEEGGFALRQSHINYELRDSPGLVPVMFYSLQHYLSILGSLILIPLVIIPAMGGTHEDTSAVVSTVLLISGLTTLLHTFFGTRLPLVQGPSYVYLAPALAIINSPEFQGLKENSFRHIMKELQGALIASSVFQAIMGYSGLASLLLRFINPVVVSPTIASIGLSFFAYGFTQVGTCLEIGMLQILLVVIFSLYLRKIRIYGHRIFLVHAVPLGLGITWLIAFLLTELGVYSYKGCDANAPASNIVTAYCRKHVPRMKHCRVNTSHALRSAPWFRFPYPLQWGTPVFNLRMVLVMCVVSIIASVDSVGTYHASALLVASRPPTPGVVSRGIGMEGISSVLAALWGTGVGSTTLTENIHTIATTKMGSRRAVELGAIILILLSFVGKVGGFIASIPDVMVAGLLCFMWAMIAALGLSNLRYSETGSSRNNIIIGLSLFLSLSVPAYFQQYGLIPSANSSVPSYFQPYIVASHGPIHTGSGGVNYVLNTLFSFHMVIAFIVASILDNTVPGSHQERGVYVWSEPEAAKREPAVTKDYGLPFRVGRMFKWVKWVGL, via the exons ATGGCGAGCAGGGACCAACCGCCTCGCCGCCAACGGCCGGGGCCATGGCCTCCGGCCCCGGAAGCCGCGCAACGGCCGACGCCTCCGCTTCCGCAGCTCTCCTGGGCGAAGAGGACTGGGTTCAAAGGCACAGTCTCCGGCGAGTCCAACGCGAGCGATTCTGGCCAGATTGCGCTCCCCAAGCCGACAGAATCAGGGAGCAAGGTGGATCTGGAAGCAGGAACTCGGGACGGGTCATCCATCGCACTTCCTCCGCCGCCTGTAGCCTCGGTTGGGGAGCAGGAGAGCAAGGAGGGAGGCGTTAATGTGCCAGCGCCGGTAGATCAGGGCCATCAGACGGCGAGGAAGAGGAACGCCGGTTCGGGACCCAATGGACATGTGGTACGGTTTGATACTCGGCCGAgggaaagaagagaagaggaaccTACTGCATTGCCTCaactagaggaagaggaaggagggTTTGCTCTGCGTCAATCGCACATTAACTATGAACTGAGAGACAGCCCGGGTCTTG TACCCGTCATGTTCTATAGTCTGCAACACTATCTTTCGATACTGGGCTCCTTGATACTGATCCCGCTTGTTATAATTCCAGCTATGGGGGGAACTCAT GAGGATACTTCAGCTGTGGTGTCAACGGTGCTTTTAATTTCAGGGTTGACAACATTGCTACATACATTCTTCGGAACAAGGTTGCCACTTGTACAGGGGCCATCCTACGTTTATCTGGCACCTGCACTGGCAATAATCAATTCTCCAGAGTTCCAGGGTCTTAAAGAAAAT AGTTTTAGGCACATCATGAAGGAGCTACAAGGAGCTTTAATTGCATCTTCTGTGTTTCAAGCAATAATGGGGTATAGTGGACTTGCATCATTGCTATTAAG GTTCATCAACCCAGTTGTTGTATCCCCAACAATTGCATCCATTGGCCTCTCCTTTTTTGCTTATGGTTTCACTCAAGTAGGCACTTGCTTAGAGATTGGCATGTTGCAGATACTTCTGGTCGTTATATTTTCACTA TATCTTCGGAAGATACGTATATATGGTCACCGGATATTCTTGGTCCATGCT GTTCCATTGGGTCTGGGGATCACATGGCTCATTGCTTTTCTTCTCACAGAGCTTGGAGTTTATAGTTATAAAGGTTGTGATGCAAATGCACCTGCCTCAAATATTGTTACTGCTTACTGCAGGAAGCATGTGCCAAGGATGAAACACTGCCGTGTCAATACATCTCATGCCTTAAGATCTGCTCCCTGGTTTAGATTTCCATATCCACTGCAGTGGGGTACACCTGTTTTCAATTTGAGAATGGTCCTAGTGATGTGTGTGGTATCTATAATTGCATCTGTTGACTCT GTGGGAACCTATCACGCATCAGCTTTGTTAGTGGCATCAAGACCCCCTACACCTGGAGTGGTTAGCAGGGGCATTGGTATGGAAGGCATCTCTAGTGTCTTGGCTGCACTGTGGGGCACAGGAGTCGGTTCAACAACTCTCACAGAGAATATTCACACTATTGCTACAACTAAAATGGGCAGTCGGAGAGCAGTCGAGCTTGGTGCCATCATTCTCATTTTGCTATCTTTTGTTG GGAAAGTAGGAGGATTTATTGCTTCTATCCCAGATGTCATGGTGGCAGGTCTCCTTTGCTTTATGTGGGCTATGATTGCTGCTCTCGGCTTGTCAAACCTACGTTACAGTGAGACTGGAAGCTCAAGGAATAATATCATAATTGGCTTATCATTGTTTCTCTCATTATCGGTGCCTGCCTACTTCCAGCAATATGGACTTATTCCATCAGCAAATTCATCTGTTCCGAGTTACTTCCAACCATATATAGTTGCATCTCATGGACCTATTCATACAGGATCTGGAGGG GTGAACTATGTTTTGAATACTCTGTTTTCATTCCACATGGTTATTGCGTTTATTGTTGCTTCTATTCTCGACAACACTGTTCCTGGGAGCCATCAAGAACGTGGAGTATATGTTTGGTCTGAACCAGAGGCAGCAAAAAGGGAACCAGCTGTGACCAAAGACTATGGATTGCCTTTCAGAGTCGGGCGTATGTTCAAATGGGTGAAATGGGTTGGCTTATAG